Within Quadrisphaera setariae, the genomic segment AGGGTGCGCACGTGCGTGCCCCCGGGCTCGGTCAGGCACAAGCCGGAGCCTGACGCCCCCAGCAGAGCGCTGCCCTGGGCGTCGAGCACCGCGAGGACGTCCTCGTGCCGCTCGGCGCCGGCCAGTGCCTGGGCGATGGCCACCAGCGATGCCTGGCGCTGGGCGCTGAGCCTCTCGGCGGCAGCGGCCGCACGGGCCTGCTGCGTCGAGGCCCGCTCGGCCTCGCGGGCGGCGAGGCGCTGCAGGGCCTGGGCGCACTGCCCGGCGTACGTCTCCAGCAGCTCCAGCTGGTCGGTCCCGAAGTCCTGGGCCTCGCGCCACCCGACGCTGAGCACGCCCAGCAGCTGCCCGCGGGCGAGGAGCGGCAGTGAGGCCCACGCCTGGCACCCGGTGGTGCGAACCACCTCCTCCATCGCCGAGGAGCAGGCCCTCGCGGTGGCCAGGTCGGGGACGAGCACCCGCGTGGCGGTCCGGGCGGCGCGGGTGACCGGCAGCTGGACGTCCAGGGGCAGGTGGCTGTACTGCGCGCGGGTGTCCTCACCCAGGCTCGTGGAGATGTAGGACACCAGCGTCCCCGGATCGCCGGAGGCGGGGACGGCGACCGCGCCGCCGTCAGCTCCCAGGGCCGCCTGGCCCTGCTCGGCCATGATGACCGACAGCTCCTCGACGCTCTCCGCGTCGCTGAGGGACAGCGCGATGCGGCCCAGGGCGCCCACCGACTCGATGGTGGCGCTGACCTTCGCGAGGGCGGCCAGCTCGGAGTCTCGGGCGGCGGCGGCCTCGGTGACGGTGCGGCGCAGCACCAGCTCGCTGGACGCGGTGGCGGCGAGGTCGGACAGCACCGCCAGGTCGTGGGCGCTCCACGTGCGCGGGGTGGTGTCGATGGCGCACAGCGAGCCCACCGCGACCCCGTCCGCGTCGTGCAGGGGGAACCCGGCGTAGGCGATGACGCCGATGTCGGTGATGGCGAGGTTGCCGGACAGCCGCTGGTCCTGTCGGGCGTCGCTGACGACGAGCGGGGTGTCGGTGGCCACCACGTGCTGGCAGAAGGAGTGCGACAGGTCGGTGCAGCGCGTCTGCTGCCAGGGCTCGGGGAGGCCGACGGCGCCCGGGAAGACCTGGCCGGTGGTGCTGACCAGGCTGACCAGGCCCACCGGCACACCGAGCACAGCGGTGACCAGGCGGGCGTAGCGGTCGAAGACCTCGTCCCCCGCTGTCGGGTCTGGGACCTCGGCGGGCGGAGCCGCCGGCAGCTCCGGGGCGGGTGCTGCACGTTCCTGGGACGACAGCGGCGGAGCAGCCTGCGCGGTCGCGGACCCAGGGCGAGGTTCCACAGCGCTGTCCCTCCTGTCCCGCGCCTCGGCCGAGCGCAGCTCGCGTCCGCGAGGGCCACGGCCACCACAGCGGCCACCGCGATCTCGCCGAAGGTAGTCGATCGCCGTGCGCCGTGCGGTGATCGCGCCGGCCGGCGGGGGGTCCCCCGCGGCCACAGCAGTCACCGCAGCACGCCCGGGTGCCCGTCGCCCGCGTCGCGTCGTGCGCTCAGCGGCGCCGGCACGTAGAGCCCTTGGCGGTCTGCCCGCACGGCGGCCAGGGTCCGGCTCGGTGCGTCGAGCTTGTGCAGCACGTGCTCGACGTGCGTGGCGACCGTCCCAGGTGCCAGCACGAGCCGGCGGGCGATCTGCGCGTTCGACAGGCCCTCCACCAGCAGCCCGACGACCTCCAGCTCGCGGGCGGTCAGTCCTCGGCAGTCCCCGGTCGCGGGGGAGAGGACCACCGCCCCGAGCGCCGACGCAGAGGACTGCTGCTCGTCCACCAGGACCGTCACGCGGGAGTGCCCGTCGGGTGCGTGCCGCCCCCCGCACGGCCACAGGAAGGAGCTGGAGGCGCGGCCGACGGTCAGGAAGGAGCGGGTGACCGGCAGCAGCGGCGAACCGGGGGCGAGGAGCGCGTCAGCCGGCAGGCCCGGGAGGTCGCCGAGCTGCTCCCCCGGGTAGAGCACTGCCCCGGCCCGAGCGCCGCTGAGGAGGCGGGCCGCTGCGGCGAGCTGGCGCAGGGGGTCGACTCCAGCTGCTGGCACGGGGACGAGGTGGTGCAGGGCGCGCCGTGCCGCCTCCTCGGGTGGTCGGCGGGAGCTGCGCAGCAGCGCGACGAACCCGGTGTGGCGGTGGTGGTGGTGGTCGACCAGGGCCACGGCGAGCAGCTCGGCGGCCAGGTGGGGCAGGTCTGACGGGCTCAGGGGCGGCCGGGGACGGTCGGTCTGGGTGAGGTCGACGTCGTGGGCCGCCGTCGGCCCGGGCAGGGGGGCCGCGGTGCTGCGGTCGTCGTGGGTGCTCGCCTGCGAGACGCACGGCTGCCTGGTGGGGTGCTCGGGGGCGACCCACGCAGCGTCGTGCGGCACGTGGTGCGCCAGCGCGTCGAGCACGTTCTGCGCGCGCTCCTGCACCGTCGTGGTGGAGGAGCCCGCTTCCGCCAGCTCCGGGGTGGCCGTCTCGAGCACGAGGCTCCTCCGGGCACAGGGCGTGCAGCGCCGGGTCTCCGCCCGTGCTGGACCGGCCGGCGCGTCCCCCGGACGTTCCTACCCCTCGGGCGCGTCGTCTGCCAGTCTGACGAGGTGCAGGAGCCAGGGGTGGGTGGTCGGCGAGACGTCCCCGTCGACCACCCACCACTGGCCCCTCAGCGACGGCTCATGCGTCGAGGCGGAACACCGAGCGCACGCAGCCGTCCTCCTTCTCCTTGAACATCCGGTAGCCGGCCGGCCCCTCCTCCAGGGGCATCACGTGCGGGGCGAGGTGCTCGGTCCTCACCTCGTCCCGGCTCATCCGCTCCAGGATCTCGGGGATGTAGCGGTGCCCGTGCTGCTGGGCGCCGCGCAGGGTCAGCGCCTTGTTCATCACCGCCCCCAGGGGGAAGGAGTCCACGAACCCGCCGAAGACGCCGAGGGTGAAGACCGTGCCGCCCTTGCGGCACGCGTAGATCGCCTCGCGCACGGCCCCGGGACGGTCGGTCTGCAGGCGCAGCTGCTGCTTGACCTGGTCGACCAGGTGCACCACCCCGTTCGCGTGCGCCTCCATGCCCACCGCCTCGATGCAGACGTCCGGCCCGCGCCCCCCGGTCATCTCGCGCAGCGCTGCGGGCACGTCCACCTGCGAGTAGTCCAGGGTCTCCGCGCCGATGTGGGTGCGGACCTGCTCGAGGCGGTTGGCGTACCTGTCGACGACGACGACGCGCTCCGCGCCCATCAGCGCCGCCGCGCGCGCCGCCATCTGCCCCACGCCGCCCGCACCCCACACGGCGACGGTGTCACCGGCCTTGACGCCGGCCTGGTCGGCACCGGTCCACCCGGTCGGTGCCGCGTCCGACGCGAACAGCGCCCGCTCGTCGGAGACTCCGTCGGGGACCGGGAAGGCCCCCTGGTCGGCGTAGGGCACCCGGATGTAGCGCGCATGGCTGCCGGCGTAGCCGCCCATGGCGTGCGAGTAGCCGTAGCAGCCGCCGATCGCCTGCCCCCACAGCGCCTCGGTGATGCCCGGGTTCGGGTTGCCGTTGTCGCACAGCGAGAAGAGCCCCTGCTGGCAGTACCAGCAGCGACCGCAGCTGGTGAAGGAGACCACCACCACGCGCTTCCCGACCCGGCGCTCGCGGACCCCGGGCCAGACCTCGACGACCGTGCCCATGAACTCGTGCCCGAGCACGTCACCAGAGCGCATCGCCGGGATGTACCCACCGAGCAGGTGCAGGTCCGAGCCGCAGGTGGCGCTGAGGGTCACCTCGATGATCGCGTCGTGGTCGTTGAGGATGGTCGGCTCGGGGACGTCTTCGACCGCCACCTCGTTGACGCCGCGCCACGTGAGGGCCTTCACCGCACACCCGCCCTGGGAGCCGCTGTCGTCCAGCGCTCGATGAGCGAGCCCCCGGGTGTGCGGCTGCGCTCGCCGTGCGGGGCGGGGTCGACGGCGAGCACCTCCCCGACCTCGAGGAGCTGCTTGGTCTCGCGCAGCGCCCGGCGCAGGTCCGCTTCGGCGTCCCTCCCGCCCAGCCGGGCGAGCCTGCTGGCCGGAGGTGCGTCGAGGAGCCGGGCGGAGAGCTCGGTGCCCCGGCCGTGGCTGGCCGGGCGGACGGAGACCTCGATCCTGCCGCGCAGGGAGGCCAGCGGTGCGGGGAGATGCTCGACGTCGATCTCACCCGGTGGGCGGAGCACGGTCACGGCCAGCCAGCCGGCGAGCCCCCGTGACCTCCCGCTCGCGCGACCCGTCGACCCGCCGGCGGCTGACCGGACCGATCGCACCGCGTGCAGAGAGCGGGTGAGGGGGGCCTGGACCGCCACGTCAGGCCCCCGCCGGCTTGAGGACGACCTTGGTCCAGCCGTCGTCGCGGGCGTCGAAGTGCCGGTAGGCCTCGGGGGCCTGGTCCAGCGGCAGCTCGTGGCTGACGATGAACGACGGCGAGGCCTTGCCCGCGGCGATGAGGTCGCGCAGCTGGCGGTTGTACTTCTTGACGGGCGCCTGGCCGCTGCCGATGTGCTGGCCCCGGAACCAGAACTGGCCGTAGTCGAAGGCGATCTGCCCGTTCTTGGCCAGCTCGTCGGGACCACCGGGGTCCTGCGGGACGAAGACGCCGATCGAGCCGATCTTCCCGGTGAAGCGCACCGAGGCGACCAGCTTGTTCATGGTGTCGTTCGGGCGCTCCTCACCGGAGGGGTCGTGCGCCTGGTAGCCCACGCACTCGCAGCCGTTGTCGGCCCCCAGGCCCATCGTCTGCTCCAGGACCGCCTGCACCGGGTCCACCGTCGAGTCGTCGATGGCGATCGCACCGATCGACTCGGCCAGCCGCAGCCGGTCCGGGTGCCGGTCGACGACCATGACCTTGCTCGCGCCGCGGACCGTGGCCGAGAGCGCCGCCATCAGCCCGACCGGGCCGGCGCCGTAGATGACCGTCTGGTCGCCCGGGGAGACACCAGCCAGTTCGGTCGCGTGGTACCCGGTGGGCCAGATGTCGGCGAGCATCACGTAGTCGGAGGCCTTCTCGTCGGCGTCCTCCCCCAGCCGCAGGCAGTTGAAGTCGCCCCAGGGCACCCGCAGCAGCTCGGCCTGGCCGCCCGCCCAGGGGCCCATGTCAGCGAAGCCGTACGCGGCACCCGCCATGCTCGGCTCCGGCTGGGCGGTCAGGCAGTAGTTGGTCAGCCCGTGCTCGCAGTTCTTGCAGTGGCCGCAGGCGACGTTGAACGGCAGGACGACGCGGTCACCGACCCTGACCTTGTCGACGCCGGCGCCGACCTCGACCACCTCGCCCATGTTCTCGTGCCCGAACCACCGCCCGGTCTCGAAGTCCGTGCGGCCCTCGTACATGTGCAGGTCCGAGCCGCAGATGTTCGTCGTCGTGATGCGGACCAAGACGTCGGTGGGGCGCTCGATGCGCGCGTCGGGGACCTCCTTCACGCTCACCTGGCGCGGGCCCTCGTAGACGACTGCCTTCATGGCCTGGCTCCTCTCCACCTGCTGCGCCGGCGCCCGTGCTCGACGTCGCGCTCCTCCATGTCACGCCCGCAGCGGGGGTGGGCGCATCGGCAGGTCTGCCGATGTCTGCGGCACCCGCCGGATGCTTCGGTGGGGGAGGCGAGGTCCAGCGCGGCGGCCCCGGTGCGCGCGAGGAGCAGACATGACGGACTCGGTCCGCGGACAGCAGGTCCTGTCGTGGCGGCGCCTGGTGACCTGCCTGGGTGCGGGCGCGGTGGTGGGTGGCCTCAGCACGGTCGTCGGAGCACCCGGCCTGGCGTTCCTGCTCGGGTGGTGCGTCGCCGCAGGGGGCCTGCTGGTGTGGGTGTGGCGCACGTGCTGGCCGCGCGACGCCCGGGGGACCAAGCAGGTGGCCGAGGAGGAGGGCCGGACACGGTCGACGGACGCCACCGTGCTGTGGGCCACGGTCATCAGCCTCGGGGCCGTCGTCGAGGGGCTCGTGCGGTCGGGCTCCTCCGACGCCGTCGGGGCCGTCACCGTCGTGCTCAGCGTCGTCGTGGTGGTCCTGTCCTGGGGACTGGTGTGCACGGTGTTCGCCTTCAAGTACGCGCGCTGGTACTACACCGGTGGTGACGGCGGCATCGACTTCGGCCAGCAGGAGCCGCCGGCGTACAGCGACTTCGCCTATGCGGCGCTCGGCGTCGGCATGAGCTACGCGGTGCCGGACGTCCAGATCACCGACACCTCGATGCGCAAGGTGGCCCTGGGCCACGCCCTGCTGTCCTACCTGTTCGGCACCGTCCTGGTGGCCGTCGCGGTCAGCCTCATCACCGACCTCGGCTGACCCGGACAGGTCCCCAGACATGCCCCGTCGTCCGTCGTGGGCTTCGCCGGGCGCCAGGGCCGGTCGCACCGCCCAGGACGAGCCGCCGCCCGAGTCAGCACCACCCCGCCTGGAGGGACGTCATGTCTCGCAGACAGACCGCTCAGCGGGCATACCTCCGCGCGGCGTGTCGCCGCATGAGAGGAGTTCACTGCCAGCCCAGCTCAGATGATGAGGCCGTGAAGAGCGGAAGGCCGCGGGGCGCTGACGACACGACTACCGCGCCTGGCCGTGAGAGTCCTGCTCTCGGTCTGCGGCGCGATCGACGAGCGACAGTCGCGGTCGCTGTTGCTGTCGCCGCGATGACCACGATGCTGACCGCTTGCTCACAGGGCGAGTCTCAGGCGCCTGCCGCAGCGGCGGTGGAGGCCTGTGAGAACGCCGCGATGCAGCAGTTCGACGTGGACAGCGCCGGCGATGTTGCTGACCCGCGCGCACTGCCTGTCCAAGACGGTGACTCGTTCGAGGTGACGGGTAGTGCTGAGGGAGTGGATCGGGCTTGTACCTGGCTGCGCACTCAGTCGGCCGGTGGTGTCACGGTCAAGACCTCGATCGTCGAACGCTGAGCCGCCGCACTGGCTGACGTCAGCCAGGCCGAGCACGCCCGGATGCCGGTCACGTCCCCTGCAGTGGTGCAGATCGTTCTCACCGTGCGGGGTCAGCCGGTGGGGATCATGCCGTCATAGCGGCTCCGGTGTCGATCCCGCTGACGCTGTCCGTGACGGTGCTGGGGATGGCCGGCAAGGACGTGACGTTCTCCCCGGTCAACGCCGCCATCGACGCCTCGGACAGGTAGCGCCGCTCACCGGCGGCCCACTCATCGTGGGCCTCCATCAGCACACAGCTGGTCAGCCGCAGCAGGGCGGCGTCGTTGGGGAAGACCCCCACCACGTCGGTACGCCGCTTGACCTCCTTGTTCAGCCGCTCCAACGGGTTGGTCGACCAGATCTTCTGCCAGTGGCTGGTCGGGAAGCCGGTGAAGGCCAGCACGTCCTCGCGGGCGCCGTCCATGACCGCGGCGACCTTGGGGTGGGTGGCCTGGAACGTGCTCGCGACGGAGTCCCACTGGCTCATCACGCCCGCAGCGGACGGCTGGGCGAACACCGTGCGGTAGTCCCCCGCAAGCGGGAGGTGCCCCCAGGCGGTGACGACTTCACCGTCGGCCTTGGCCACATGGGCCAGCAGGTCGCGCGCGAAGTGCACCCGGCACCTTTGCCAGCTCGCGCCGGACATCGACTTCGCGATCGCCTTCTTCAGCCCCTTGTGGGCGTCACTGATGACCAGCTGCACCCCGCCCGGCCCGCGGCGCTCCAGACCCGTCAGGAACGCCTTCCAGAACGTCTCGTCCTCACTGTCACCGACATCGACACCGAGGACCTCACGATGACCTGCGGCGGTCACCCCGGTGGCGATAGCCACCGCCCGGGACACCACGCGGTGGTTCACCCGGGCCTTGCAGTAGGTGGCGTCCAAGAAGACGTACCGGTAGGTCTGCTCGCCCAGGGGCCGGTCCCGGAAGGCGGCGACCTCGGTGTCCAGGTCGGTTCAAATCCGGGAGACCTCGGACTTGCCGATCCCGGATGCCACGCCCAGCGCCGCGACGAGGTCGTCGACCTTCCTAGTGCTGACGCCGTGCACGTAGGCCTCGGCCACCACCGCGAACAGCGCGACGTCGATGCGGCGCCGACGCTCGAGCAGGCTCGGGTAGAAGGAGCCGGTGCGCAGCTTGGGGATGCGCAGGTTCAGGTCCCCGGCGGTCGTGGCCAAGGTCTTGGGGCGGGTGCCGTTGCGGTGGCCCAGGCGGTCCTCGGTGCGCTCGTAGCGGGCGGCGCCGATGGCGTGAGCGGCCTCGGGGTCCACGAGCTCTTGCAGGGCGTCTTCGGTGATGCGCCAGATCCGGTCGTTCTCGCTCGTGTCGTGCAGTTCCGCGAGCAGGGCAGAGTGGTCCTCGGTCATCGCGCGCTTGTGTCCTATCCGTGAGTTCCCTAGTCCGGTCTCACTGACCATCGCGCGGTGACCGCTCAACTTGATCGCTACGTCGTCGTCAACGAAGACGACCACGTGTGGATCACCGGGAGCGGCTCCGGGATCTACACCACTTCACGGGACATGACTTCACCGCTTCACCAAACGTCTCGAGGCGTCCCACAGCACCGACCGCGGCGTTCCGTCTCGTCTCGGAGCGGAACGGTCACAGGACGCCGCGAAGCTCCTTGCGGGTGCTGATGGCGCGCCGTCACCCGCCGTAGTTGGGGTGTTCGACGCGGCAGGTGGTTGCTGTCAGGTGAGGACCTGGTAGCCAGCCGACGGGGTGGTGCGTGCTGCGGTGCGTAGCAGCTCCACGGGGAAGCGGTCGGCTGGGACGGGCGGGGAGTAGAGGTAGCCCTGCACGCTGTCGCAGCCCAGTCCCGCCAGGACAGCGAGCTCGTCGCGGCGCTCGACACCCTCGGCGACCACGTGCATCCCCAGTCGATGGCCCATGTCCACGATCGTGGCCACCAGCGCGTCATCAGCTGGCTCGTCCGAACCGTGGGGGAAGAGTGCTAGCACGAACGAGCGGTCGATCTTGAGCTCGTCCACAGGCAGCTGGCGCAGGTAGGACAGCGAGGAGTAGCCCGTCCCGAAGTCGTCGATCGAGGTGCGGACCCCGGTCGCCCTGAGAGCGGCCAGCACCTGCGCTGCTGCTGTCGGGTCAGCCACCAGGGTGTCTTCAGTGATCTCCAGGCACAGCAGGTCTGCCGGGACGCGCTGGCGGGCCAGCAGGTCAGCGACCTCGAAGGCGAACGACGGACGCACCAGGCAGTGCGCGGTGATGTTGACTGAGACCGGTACCCGGTAGCCGCGGCGCAGCCACGACCGGCAGGCGAAGAGCGCCTCGGTGAGCACCTTGGTCGTGAACGGCGCGGACAGCTCCGCGCTGGTGGCCATCGCGATGAACTCCGACGGCGCCAGCAGTCCGCGCACGGGGTGGTTCCACCTCGCCAGAGCCTCCACTCCCAGCAGCTGGCCGTTGGTGATGGCGACCTTGGGCTGCAGGTGCACCACGATCTGGTCGTCGGCGTCCAGGGCGCGGCGGAAGTCGGTCAGCGTCGCCAGGTGGCAGGCGGTGTAGGAGTCGGTGGCGGCCTCGTACAGCGCGGTGCCCGACCCGGAGCGCTTGGCGGTGTACATGGCTACATCGGCTTCGCGCAGCAGCTCATCGGCGACTTGAGCCCGCTGAGCAGGGCCCAGGGCTCCGCTGGCACCGGTAGGGAGGGCGGGGCGGTGGGCGATGCCGATGCTGACGTCGATGCTGACCGCAATCGTGCGGGCCGGAAGGGACGCCTCTCCAGGTGAGGTGCCAGCCGAGCTGTTCCGCTCCACGTTCTGCAGCGAGGTGGTCCGCGCGATGGTCATCCGGAGCCGCTGGGCGACGGCCAGGGCCTCTTGGGCGTCCAGGCCCGGCAGCAGCACCGCGAACTCATCCCCGCCCAGGCGCACCAGCAGCCCGGGCCGCTCAACCCCGGTGGCGGCGCGCGCGGAGACCGCGCGCAGCAGCTCATCGCCGGCGGAGTGGCCCAGGGTGTCGTTGACCTCCTTGAAGCGGTCCAGATCCAGGGCCAGGACGGCCACCGAGGCGCCGCTGGCCAGAACGGAGTCCATGGTCTGGGCCAGGTGGGCGCGGTTGGCCAGGCCGGTGAGGTCGTCGTGCAGCGTCTGGTGGCGCAGCTGCTCGACCAGGTCGGCTTGGACGGCGCGGGCGCGCTCCGCCAGTGTCCAGGCGGTCAGGGACCCGGTGCAGGCGGCGGCGAAGAAGGCGGCGTGCACCCCAGCGAAGCGCCAGGGGTGGGCCATGTGCTCGTGGTTGTGCCCGTAGACGTGGTGTGGCCACAGGGTCCCGACCAGGCCGTGCTCGAGCAGCACCCAGGCGATGGCGATGCTGAACGGTGCCCAGGCCTCGTACAGAGCGACGACGGGGACCATGACGAAGAAGTGGAAGTGGGCCTCGATGTACCCCCCGGAGACCGAGACCAGGTAGGAGGAGCAGGCCATGAGCCCGGCAGCGGCGGCGCAGGAGGCCAGCGCTCGATGCACGCGGAGGCGGCCCCGGGTGAGCTGCTCGGCGGTGGCGAGCAGGTACAGCGCGGCGGGGATCGCCAGCGGCGCGGCGGCCAGCAGCGGGGTGTGCCGGTAGAGGGTCCAGCCCGCGAGCAGGGGCAGGTGGGCGAGCAGGACGGTGGTGACCCAGCGGTGGCGGGTGCGCCAGACGTCCTCAGGCAGCGACAGCAGACCCGGGAGCCGCCAGCTCTGATGGCCGGTGCCCCGGCCGGTGG encodes:
- a CDS encoding zinc-dependent alcohol dehydrogenase, which produces MKALTWRGVNEVAVEDVPEPTILNDHDAIIEVTLSATCGSDLHLLGGYIPAMRSGDVLGHEFMGTVVEVWPGVRERRVGKRVVVVSFTSCGRCWYCQQGLFSLCDNGNPNPGITEALWGQAIGGCYGYSHAMGGYAGSHARYIRVPYADQGAFPVPDGVSDERALFASDAAPTGWTGADQAGVKAGDTVAVWGAGGVGQMAARAAALMGAERVVVVDRYANRLEQVRTHIGAETLDYSQVDVPAALREMTGGRGPDVCIEAVGMEAHANGVVHLVDQVKQQLRLQTDRPGAVREAIYACRKGGTVFTLGVFGGFVDSFPLGAVMNKALTLRGAQQHGHRYIPEILERMSRDEVRTEHLAPHVMPLEEGPAGYRMFKEKEDGCVRSVFRLDA
- a CDS encoding helix-turn-helix transcriptional regulator; amino-acid sequence: MLETATPELAEAGSSTTTVQERAQNVLDALAHHVPHDAAWVAPEHPTRQPCVSQASTHDDRSTAAPLPGPTAAHDVDLTQTDRPRPPLSPSDLPHLAAELLAVALVDHHHHRHTGFVALLRSSRRPPEEAARRALHHLVPVPAAGVDPLRQLAAAARLLSGARAGAVLYPGEQLGDLPGLPADALLAPGSPLLPVTRSFLTVGRASSSFLWPCGGRHAPDGHSRVTVLVDEQQSSASALGAVVLSPATGDCRGLTARELEVVGLLVEGLSNAQIARRLVLAPGTVATHVEHVLHKLDAPSRTLAAVRADRQGLYVPAPLSARRDAGDGHPGVLR
- a CDS encoding DUF1345 domain-containing protein encodes the protein MTDSVRGQQVLSWRRLVTCLGAGAVVGGLSTVVGAPGLAFLLGWCVAAGGLLVWVWRTCWPRDARGTKQVAEEEGRTRSTDATVLWATVISLGAVVEGLVRSGSSDAVGAVTVVLSVVVVVLSWGLVCTVFAFKYARWYYTGGDGGIDFGQQEPPAYSDFAYAALGVGMSYAVPDVQITDTSMRKVALGHALLSYLFGTVLVAVAVSLITDLG
- a CDS encoding putative bifunctional diguanylate cyclase/phosphodiesterase, whose product is MSSTGRGTGHQSWRLPGLLSLPEDVWRTRHRWVTTVLLAHLPLLAGWTLYRHTPLLAAAPLAIPAALYLLATAEQLTRGRLRVHRALASCAAAAGLMACSSYLVSVSGGYIEAHFHFFVMVPVVALYEAWAPFSIAIAWVLLEHGLVGTLWPHHVYGHNHEHMAHPWRFAGVHAAFFAAACTGSLTAWTLAERARAVQADLVEQLRHQTLHDDLTGLANRAHLAQTMDSVLASGASVAVLALDLDRFKEVNDTLGHSAGDELLRAVSARAATGVERPGLLVRLGGDEFAVLLPGLDAQEALAVAQRLRMTIARTTSLQNVERNSSAGTSPGEASLPARTIAVSIDVSIGIAHRPALPTGASGALGPAQRAQVADELLREADVAMYTAKRSGSGTALYEAATDSYTACHLATLTDFRRALDADDQIVVHLQPKVAITNGQLLGVEALARWNHPVRGLLAPSEFIAMATSAELSAPFTTKVLTEALFACRSWLRRGYRVPVSVNITAHCLVRPSFAFEVADLLARQRVPADLLCLEITEDTLVADPTAAAQVLAALRATGVRTSIDDFGTGYSSLSYLRQLPVDELKIDRSFVLALFPHGSDEPADDALVATIVDMGHRLGMHVVAEGVERRDELAVLAGLGCDSVQGYLYSPPVPADRFPVELLRTAARTTPSAGYQVLT
- a CDS encoding SpoIIE family protein phosphatase, yielding MEPRPGSATAQAAPPLSSQERAAPAPELPAAPPAEVPDPTAGDEVFDRYARLVTAVLGVPVGLVSLVSTTGQVFPGAVGLPEPWQQTRCTDLSHSFCQHVVATDTPLVVSDARQDQRLSGNLAITDIGVIAYAGFPLHDADGVAVGSLCAIDTTPRTWSAHDLAVLSDLAATASSELVLRRTVTEAAAARDSELAALAKVSATIESVGALGRIALSLSDAESVEELSVIMAEQGQAALGADGGAVAVPASGDPGTLVSYISTSLGEDTRAQYSHLPLDVQLPVTRAARTATRVLVPDLATARACSSAMEEVVRTTGCQAWASLPLLARGQLLGVLSVGWREAQDFGTDQLELLETYAGQCAQALQRLAAREAERASTQQARAAAAAERLSAQRQASLVAIAQALAGAERHEDVLAVLDAQGSALLGASGSGLCLTEPGGTHVRTLATASFDADLRAHVQRVPADFPMPIVHTATTGTAHYLEDLATTVAAFPGARDLYTAAGVQASVCVPLTDRSGLLGSMSMAFLEARTWDVQERELLEAFAAMTGQALARIASHAAEQTALAAAAGIAETLQRSMLTPPPEPDHLEVAVRYAAAADHAEVGGDWYDAFVTAEGLTSLVIGDVTGHDMAAAAVMGQLRNLVRGIAFTLDHSPARVLAAVDRAAAGLGIDTVATAVLAQVEQSPEHRAAGTRLLRWSNAGHVPPLLIEADGTTRYLEPPSDLVLGWDPMTQRHDHEVVLAPGMTVLLYTDGLIERRGVSLDRGMAWLAQAAAELAGGSTEELCESLVALVGDHLDDDVALLALRAHREDAPRPRAAGPARVPDGLERARRAARRDRL
- a CDS encoding glutathione-independent formaldehyde dehydrogenase; the encoded protein is MKAVVYEGPRQVSVKEVPDARIERPTDVLVRITTTNICGSDLHMYEGRTDFETGRWFGHENMGEVVEVGAGVDKVRVGDRVVLPFNVACGHCKNCEHGLTNYCLTAQPEPSMAGAAYGFADMGPWAGGQAELLRVPWGDFNCLRLGEDADEKASDYVMLADIWPTGYHATELAGVSPGDQTVIYGAGPVGLMAALSATVRGASKVMVVDRHPDRLRLAESIGAIAIDDSTVDPVQAVLEQTMGLGADNGCECVGYQAHDPSGEERPNDTMNKLVASVRFTGKIGSIGVFVPQDPGGPDELAKNGQIAFDYGQFWFRGQHIGSGQAPVKKYNRQLRDLIAAGKASPSFIVSHELPLDQAPEAYRHFDARDDGWTKVVLKPAGA